From one Populus alba chromosome 17, ASM523922v2, whole genome shotgun sequence genomic stretch:
- the LOC118049847 gene encoding nicotianamine aminotransferase 1 — MESGTKKWGFQAKKGMRSTASISVRGVLNRLAESLNKEDKREVIPLAHGDPSAFPCFRTTPVADEAIFDAVRSAKNNHYAPTVGLLPARRAAADYLNRDLPYKLSPDDVFLTLGCIQAIEIAVAVLAAIPGANVLLPRPCFPYYETRAAHSCLDVRHFDLLPEKGWEVDLEAVEALADENTVAMVIINPGNPCGSVYSYQHLEKVAETARKLGIMVISDEVYGHLTFGSTPFVPMGVFASTVPVLTLGSISKRWIVPGWRMGWLVTNDPDGILQDSGVVASIKDYLNISSDPPTFIQAAVPQIIENTKDDFFSKINNILGEAADICYGKIQDIPCIICPHKPEGSMFVMVKLNLTLLEGIDDDVDFCLKLAKEESVMALPGMAVGMKDWLRITFAVEASALEDGLERLKVFCQRHAKKQ, encoded by the exons ATGGAGAGTGGAACAAAGAAATGGGGTTTTCAGGCAAAGAAAGGCATGAGATCAACAGCATCAATATCAGTTCGTGGAGTTCTTAACCGCTTAGCTGAAAGTCTGAACAAAGAAGACAAAAGAGAAGTTATACCACTAGCTCACGGTGACCCTTCTGCCTTCCCTTGCTTCAGGACTACACCTGTGGCTGATGAGGCTATTTTTGATGCTGTAAGATCTGCTAAGAACAACCATTATGCTCCAACTGTTGGTCTCCTTCCTGCTAGGAG AGCTGCTGCAGATTACCTTAACCGTGACCTCCCATACAAGTTATCACCAGATGATGTTTTTCTCACACTTGGTTGCATACAAGCAATTGAAATTGCAGTAGCAGTCTTGGCTGCTATACCTGGTGCCAATGTTTTGCTTCCAAGACCATGTTTCCCATACTATGAAACTCGTGCTGCACATAGCTGTCTTGATGTCCGGCATTTTGATCTTCTCCCAGAAAAAGGATGGGAGGTTGATCTTGAAGCTGTTGAAGCTCTGGCAGACGAGAACACGGTTGCAATGGTTATTATAAATCCTGGCAATCCTTGTGGAAGTGTCTACAGCTATCAACACTTGGAAAAG GTTGCCGAGACAGCAAGAAAGCTTGGGATTATGGTGATTTCCGATGAAGTATATGGCCACTTGACATTTGGGAGCACTCCATTTGTTCCGATGGGAGTCTTTGCGTCAACTGTGCCTGTCCTTACACTCGGATCTATATCGAAGAGATGGATTGTTCCCGGCTGGCGAATGGGTTGGCTTGTCACAAATGATCCCGATGGCATCCTTCAAGATTCTGGG GTTGTTGCATCAATCAAGGACTACCTCAATATCTCTTCGGATCCTCCGACTTTTATTCAG GCTGCAGTTCCGCAAATCATTGAAAATACAAAGGATGATTTCTTTTCGAAAATTAATAACATACTGGGAGAGGCTGCAGACATATGCTATGGAAAAATACAGGACATACCTTGCATCATTTGCCCTCATAAACCAGAAGGTTCTATGTTTGTAATG gtaaaattgaatttgactCTGTTGGAAGGCATTGACGATGATGTGGACTTCTGTCTTAAGCTGGCTAAAGAGGAATCAGTCATGGCACTCCCAG GAATGGCTGTAGGAATGAAGGATTGGCTTCGCATAACCTTCGCCGTTGAGGCTTCAGCACTTGAAGATGGCCTTGAGAGGCTAAAAGTCTTCTGCCAAAGGCATGCCAAGAAGCAGTAA
- the LOC118049846 gene encoding probable aminotransferase TAT2 produces MENGSKKWGFQANKSLSTASAVTVRGVLNVLLDNLNKEDTRQLIPLAHGDPSAFPCFRTTTVADEAVVDAVRSAKYNHYAPTVGLLPARRSVADYLNRDLPYKLSPDDVFLTLGCTQAIEITITVLARPGANILLPRPGFPYYEARAAHSHLEARHFDLIPEKGWEVDLDAVEALADENTVAMVVINPGNPCGSVYSYQHLQKIAETARKLGIMVIADEVYGHLTFGNSPFVPMGVFGSIVPVLTLGSISKRWIVPGWRIGWLVASDPNGILQESGVVESIKGCLNISSDPVTFIQGAIPQIIDNTTEDFFTKINNILREAADICYEKIQDIPCITLPHKPEGSMFVMVKLNLSSLEGIGDDMDFCLKLAKEESVMILPGTAVGMKNFLRITFAIEPSALEAGLERLKAFYGRHAKKQ; encoded by the exons ATGGAAAACGGATCAAAGAAATGGGGTTTTCAAGCAAACAAGAGCCTCAGCACAGCATCAGCAGTCACAGTCCGTGGAGTTCTTAATGTCTTACTGGACAATCTCAACAAAGAAGATACTAGACAACTCATACCATTAGCCCATGGCGACCCTTCTGCTTTTCCTTGTTTTCGTACAACAACTGTGGCCGACGAGGCTGTTGTTGACGCTGTGAGATCTGCCAAGTACAACCATTATGCCCCAACTGTTGGTCTTCTTCCTGCTAGGAG GAGCGTTGCAGATTACCTTAATCGTGATCTCCCATACAAGTTATCACCAGATGATGTTTTTCTTACACTTGGTTGCACACAAGCAATTGAAATCACAATAACTGTACTTGCTCGACCTGGTGCCAACATTTTGCTTCCAAGACCTGGATTTCCATACTATGAAGCTCGGGCTGCACATAGTCATCTTGAAGCTCGCCATTTTGATCTTATCCCAGAAAAGGGCTGGGAGGTTGATCTTGATGCTGTTGAAGCTCTGGCAGATGAGAATACAGTTGCCATGGTTGTCATAAACCCTGGCAATCCTTGTGGAAGTGTCTACAGCTATCAACATTTACAGAAG ATCGCAGAGACGGCAAGAAAGCTTGGAATTATGGTGATTGCTGATGAAGTTTATGGCCATCTGACATTTGGGAATTCTCCATTTGTGCCAATGGGAGTCTTTGGATCAATTGTGCCTGTCCTTACACTAGGTTCTATCTCAAAGAGATGGATTGTTCCTGGCTGGCGGATTGGTTGGCTTGTTGCAAGTGATCCTAATGGCATCCTTCAAGAATCTGGG GTTGTTGAATCAATCAAGGGATGTCTCAACATTTCCTCTGATCCTGTAACATTCATTCAG GGTGCAATTCCTCAAATCATCGACAACACGACAGAGGATTTCTtcacaaaaatcaataacataCTGAGAGAGGCCGCAGACATATGCTATGAGAAAATCCAGGACATCCCTTGCATTACTTTGCCGCATAAACCAGAGGGTTCTATGTTTGTAATG GTAAAACTAAACCTGTCTTCATTGGAAGGCATTGGTGATGATATGGACTTCTGTCTTAAGCTTGCTAAAGAGGAATCAGTCATGATACTCCCAG